The Halichoerus grypus chromosome 15, mHalGry1.hap1.1, whole genome shotgun sequence genome includes a window with the following:
- the CTU2 gene encoding cytoplasmic tRNA 2-thiolation protein 2 isoform X2: MVWQVLEGLSRDSAKRLRFVPGVVYVDEGAACGQSREDRAKTLSDVKLILQTLGFPWHVVTLEEVFALPPSVLRCSAQEPVGTVGTYKVAVDSFLQQQHTLGAEGVGGSPSSAQGEAQASQPCTQDPQDLAGPPLAAQTEALSRLFDSVKTLTAKEELLQTLRTHLILHVARTHGYSKVMTGDSCTRLAIKLMTSLALGRGAFLAWDTGFSDERHGDVVVVRPMREHTLKEVAFYNRLFAVPSVFTPAIDTKAPEKASMHRLVEGFLLRLQARFPSTVSTVYRTSEKLVKAPRDGCAAGPRCLLCMCSLDVDTADSATAFGAQTQHFSQRQPSTPPAGAPTVPCRSAEVGRAPNCCQGTRPCRREDSRAHVIEQLCYGCRVNMKDVPSLDPLPPYILAEAQLRSQRPSPEIQEYLLENSDDEAHTSGSGAWGPPEQEGKDGQTACDCINKNIFN; this comes from the exons ATGGTCTGGCAGGTCCTTGAG GGCCTGAGTCGAGATTCCGCCAAAAGACTGCGTTTCGTGCCAGGGGTTGTATACGTCGATG AGGGAGCAGCTTGTGGCCAGAGCCGGGAGGACAGAGCAAAAACTCTGTCTGATGTGAAGCTGATCCTACAGACCCTCGGCTTTCCGTGGCACGTTGTCACCTTGGAAGAG GTGTTTGCCCTGCCGCCGTCCGTGCTGCGCTGCTCTGCCCAGGAGCCGGTGGGGACTGTGGGGACCTACAAGGTGGCTGTGGACAGTTTCCTTCAGCAGCAGCATACGCTGGGGGCtgagggggttgggggcagccccagctcagcccaggGGGAGGCGCAGGCGAGCCAGCCCTGcacccaggacccccaggacctGGCTGGGCCACCCCTGGCTGCCCAGACCGAGGCTCTGTCCCGACTGTTTGACTCCGTGAAGACGTTGACGGCCAAAGAGGAGCTTCTGCAGACCCTGCG GACCCACCTGATCCTGCACGTGGCCCGGACCCATGGCTACTCCAAGGTGATGACAGGAGACAGCTGTACCCGCTTGGCCATCAAGCTCATGACCAGCCTGGCACTGGGGAGAGGGGCCTTTCTCGCCTGGGACACG GGCTTCTCTGACGAGCGGCACGGTGACGTGGTGGTGGTACGGCCCATGCGTGAGCACACGCTAAAGGAGGTCGCCTTCTACAACCGCCTATTTGCCGTCCCCTCTGTCTTCACGCCAGCCATCGACACCAAG GCCCCCGAAAAGGCCAGCATGCACCGGCTGGTGGAGGGCTTCCTGCTGCGGCTGCAGGCCCGGTTCCCCTCCACGGTCAGCACCGTGTACAG GACCAGTGAGAAGCTGGTCAAGGCCCCCAGGGACGGCTGTGCCGCTGGCCCCCGCTGCCTGCTCTGTATGTGCTCGCTGGACGTCGACACTGCTG ATAGTGCCACAGCTTTCGGGGCTCAGACCCAGCATTTCTCCCAGAGGCAGCCCTCCACCCCGCCAGCTGGGGCCCCCACGGTGCCTTGCCGTTCtgcagaggtgggcagggcccCGAACTGCTGCCAGGGGACCAGGCCATGCAGGAG GGAGGACTCGCGAGCCCATGTCATCGAGCAGCTATGCTACGGCTGCCGCGTGAATATGAAGGATGTG CCCTCCTTGGACCCCCTGCCACCTTACATCTTGGCCGAGGCCCAACTCCGCAGCCAAAG GCCCTCGCCAGAGATCCAGGAGTATCTGCTGGAGAACAGTGACGATGAGGCTCACACCAGCGGGAGCGGAGCCTGGGGCCCCCCGGAGCAGGAGGGCAAGGATGGGCAGACAGCCTGTGattgtataaataaaaacatttttaattag
- the CTU2 gene encoding cytoplasmic tRNA 2-thiolation protein 2 isoform X1 has protein sequence MCQVGEDYGDPAPEGPPPLRPGRELKCVKCTEGLPVVVIRAGDAFCRDCFRAFYIHKFRAVLGKNRLIFPGEKVLLAWSGGPSSSSMVWQVLEGLSRDSAKRLRFVPGVVYVDEGAACGQSREDRAKTLSDVKLILQTLGFPWHVVTLEEVFALPPSVLRCSAQEPVGTVGTYKVAVDSFLQQQHTLGAEGVGGSPSSAQGEAQASQPCTQDPQDLAGPPLAAQTEALSRLFDSVKTLTAKEELLQTLRTHLILHVARTHGYSKVMTGDSCTRLAIKLMTSLALGRGAFLAWDTGFSDERHGDVVVVRPMREHTLKEVAFYNRLFAVPSVFTPAIDTKAPEKASMHRLVEGFLLRLQARFPSTVSTVYRTSEKLVKAPRDGCAAGPRCLLCMCSLDVDTADSATAFGAQTQHFSQRQPSTPPAGAPTVPCRSAEVGRAPNCCQGTRPCRREDSRAHVIEQLCYGCRVNMKDVPSLDPLPPYILAEAQLRSQRPSPEIQEYLLENSDDEAHTSGSGAWGPPEQEGKDGQTACDCINKNIFN, from the exons ATGTGCCAGGTTGGCGAGGACTACGGGGACCCAGCGCCCGAGGGACCGCCGCCACTGCGGCCTGG GCGTGAACTGAAGTGTGTGAAGTGCACGGAAGGCCTTCCCGTGGTGGTGATTCGAGCAGGAGATGCCTTCTGCAG GGACTGTTTCAGGGCCTTCTACATCCACAAGTTCAGAGCCGTGCTTGGGAAGAATCGGTTGATCTTTCCGGGTGAGAAG GTGCTCCTGGCATGGTCTGGGGGGCCTTCATCCAGCTCCATGGTCTGGCAGGTCCTTGAG GGCCTGAGTCGAGATTCCGCCAAAAGACTGCGTTTCGTGCCAGGGGTTGTATACGTCGATG AGGGAGCAGCTTGTGGCCAGAGCCGGGAGGACAGAGCAAAAACTCTGTCTGATGTGAAGCTGATCCTACAGACCCTCGGCTTTCCGTGGCACGTTGTCACCTTGGAAGAG GTGTTTGCCCTGCCGCCGTCCGTGCTGCGCTGCTCTGCCCAGGAGCCGGTGGGGACTGTGGGGACCTACAAGGTGGCTGTGGACAGTTTCCTTCAGCAGCAGCATACGCTGGGGGCtgagggggttgggggcagccccagctcagcccaggGGGAGGCGCAGGCGAGCCAGCCCTGcacccaggacccccaggacctGGCTGGGCCACCCCTGGCTGCCCAGACCGAGGCTCTGTCCCGACTGTTTGACTCCGTGAAGACGTTGACGGCCAAAGAGGAGCTTCTGCAGACCCTGCG GACCCACCTGATCCTGCACGTGGCCCGGACCCATGGCTACTCCAAGGTGATGACAGGAGACAGCTGTACCCGCTTGGCCATCAAGCTCATGACCAGCCTGGCACTGGGGAGAGGGGCCTTTCTCGCCTGGGACACG GGCTTCTCTGACGAGCGGCACGGTGACGTGGTGGTGGTACGGCCCATGCGTGAGCACACGCTAAAGGAGGTCGCCTTCTACAACCGCCTATTTGCCGTCCCCTCTGTCTTCACGCCAGCCATCGACACCAAG GCCCCCGAAAAGGCCAGCATGCACCGGCTGGTGGAGGGCTTCCTGCTGCGGCTGCAGGCCCGGTTCCCCTCCACGGTCAGCACCGTGTACAG GACCAGTGAGAAGCTGGTCAAGGCCCCCAGGGACGGCTGTGCCGCTGGCCCCCGCTGCCTGCTCTGTATGTGCTCGCTGGACGTCGACACTGCTG ATAGTGCCACAGCTTTCGGGGCTCAGACCCAGCATTTCTCCCAGAGGCAGCCCTCCACCCCGCCAGCTGGGGCCCCCACGGTGCCTTGCCGTTCtgcagaggtgggcagggcccCGAACTGCTGCCAGGGGACCAGGCCATGCAGGAG GGAGGACTCGCGAGCCCATGTCATCGAGCAGCTATGCTACGGCTGCCGCGTGAATATGAAGGATGTG CCCTCCTTGGACCCCCTGCCACCTTACATCTTGGCCGAGGCCCAACTCCGCAGCCAAAG GCCCTCGCCAGAGATCCAGGAGTATCTGCTGGAGAACAGTGACGATGAGGCTCACACCAGCGGGAGCGGAGCCTGGGGCCCCCCGGAGCAGGAGGGCAAGGATGGGCAGACAGCCTGTGattgtataaataaaaacatttttaattag